The Nocardioides salarius genome includes a region encoding these proteins:
- a CDS encoding Wzz/FepE/Etk N-terminal domain-containing protein, which yields MSEQSLDLKATWTVLRRHAFLLTVALLVGAVAGVALAVWRPPLWTSTTMVLLPPSSESGVGAAERDSGTQVRVASSDLVLGEAGRRVTPAMGLTEVQEAVEVSAATPDVLRFTARAEEPEQAQELAAAAAAAELRYVSSAAARLRDAARAGRETRLATLRATLRTVERDIEETTRRRDAETFGSVAEKALTAALAQLTAQQASLVLQADQVAEAASADVGRDTASLIEDASPATRPGLLLGRTLHGLAGAAALLLLVGLALLVSERRDRRLRYRDEIADALGSTVVASVSSRPARNVSAWRTLLGRYVPGPVDAWSLRQVLREVLPAGTLTRAHAGASEEPAVDVVVVTLSDDAAALALGPQLATYAASVGLRTRLVPQHGHDSSAALWAACARVHPEHELRGHLWVNRPLHEGEPDDLRVLMVVLDRTRPERPDLPSGCVGVVAVSAGTATAADLARLAVSLDEAGVGVQGAVVLDPDRLDRTTGRRLQPERLREPQLPVRLTGTVPGERLGRPRLGSVARNGHEGGAQ from the coding sequence ATGTCTGAGCAGAGCCTGGACCTGAAGGCGACCTGGACCGTGCTGCGCCGCCACGCCTTCCTGCTGACGGTGGCGCTGCTGGTCGGCGCGGTCGCCGGCGTCGCACTGGCGGTGTGGCGCCCCCCGCTGTGGACCAGCACCACCATGGTGCTGCTGCCTCCGTCGTCGGAGTCGGGGGTCGGCGCCGCCGAGCGTGACTCCGGCACCCAGGTGCGGGTCGCCTCGAGCGACCTGGTGCTCGGCGAGGCCGGGCGCCGGGTCACCCCGGCGATGGGCCTCACCGAGGTGCAGGAGGCCGTCGAGGTCAGTGCCGCGACACCCGACGTGCTGCGCTTCACCGCCCGCGCCGAGGAGCCCGAGCAGGCCCAGGAGCTCGCGGCCGCGGCCGCGGCCGCCGAGCTGCGCTACGTCTCGAGCGCGGCCGCCCGGCTGCGCGACGCGGCGCGCGCCGGACGGGAGACCCGGCTGGCGACCCTGCGGGCCACCCTGCGCACCGTCGAGCGCGACATCGAGGAGACCACCCGGCGACGCGACGCGGAGACCTTCGGCTCCGTGGCCGAGAAGGCGCTGACGGCGGCGCTGGCCCAGCTCACCGCCCAGCAGGCCTCGCTCGTGCTGCAGGCCGACCAGGTCGCGGAGGCCGCCTCCGCCGACGTCGGACGCGACACCGCCTCGCTGATCGAGGACGCCTCGCCCGCGACCAGGCCGGGGCTGCTGCTCGGGCGCACCCTGCACGGGCTGGCCGGGGCCGCCGCGCTGCTGCTGCTCGTGGGCCTGGCGCTGCTGGTCTCCGAGCGCCGCGACCGGCGCCTGCGCTACCGCGACGAGATCGCCGACGCGCTCGGCAGCACCGTGGTGGCCTCGGTCTCCTCGCGCCCCGCGCGCAACGTCTCCGCCTGGCGCACCCTGCTGGGCCGCTACGTCCCGGGTCCGGTGGACGCGTGGTCGCTGCGCCAGGTGCTGCGCGAGGTGCTGCCCGCCGGCACGCTGACCCGCGCCCACGCAGGCGCGTCGGAGGAGCCTGCCGTCGACGTCGTGGTGGTGACCCTGTCCGACGACGCGGCCGCGCTGGCGCTCGGGCCGCAGCTGGCGACGTACGCCGCGTCGGTGGGGCTGCGCACCCGCCTGGTGCCCCAGCACGGCCACGACTCCTCGGCGGCGCTGTGGGCCGCCTGCGCGAGGGTGCACCCCGAGCACGAGCTGCGTGGGCACCTGTGGGTCAACCGACCGCTGCACGAGGGCGAGCCCGACGACCTGCGGGTGCTGATGGTGGTGCTCGACCGCACCCGCCCCGAGCGGCCCGACCTGCCGTCCGGCTGCGTAGGGGTGGTGGCCGTGAGCGCCGGCACCGCCACCGCCGCCGACCTGGCGCGGCTGGCCGTCAGCCTCGACGAGGCCGGGGTGGGGGTCCAGGGCGCGGTCGTGCTCGACCCCGACCGTCTCGACCGCACGACCGGGCGCCGGCTGCAGCCGGAGCGGCTGCGTGAGCCGCAGCTTCCGGTGCGCCTGACCGGCACGGTGCCGGGGGAGAGGCTCGGCCGGCCCCGGCTGGGCAGCGTGGCGCGCAACGGGCACGAGGGAGGTGCGCAGTGA
- a CDS encoding O-antigen ligase domain-containing protein, with the protein MSTVLAGPSAGPLAPDPRLGRRQRTLVGLAWGALLLNVLTYADTATVVPLPTLAGSALTQGAVLVALLLALVVNPGGVVRPQVFLLLLTVLAIGASAASLYSEFFLSATFRAGRMVLFVTVLWLLSTWFGRRDMLLLRMHRTALAVVMATVYAGALVAPGLAFAFQDRLAGVVWPIPPTQVAHYAAVLLGTSLLLWMCRLVGGVRAGLMVLLSLLPLLATHTRTAVIGVLVGLVVASLSLLMGHVRVRRTLMVAGGGGAIGAALFISPLTVWLLRGQSADEANKLTGRTDVWSAVADLERPWIEDLFGWGLSDQSFGGLPIDSSWVATYVDQGWLGVGVQAAVLLLLLLMAVVHRPGPERAIALFLVAYCTVASVTETGLGAPSVYLLDLTVAASLLVPGWRARQP; encoded by the coding sequence GTGAGCACGGTCCTGGCGGGGCCCTCCGCCGGCCCCCTCGCACCGGACCCGCGCCTGGGACGGCGTCAACGGACGCTGGTCGGCCTCGCCTGGGGCGCGCTGCTGCTCAACGTGCTGACCTACGCCGACACCGCCACCGTGGTGCCGCTGCCGACCCTGGCCGGCTCGGCGCTGACCCAGGGGGCGGTGCTGGTGGCACTGCTCCTGGCCCTGGTGGTCAACCCCGGTGGCGTGGTGCGCCCGCAGGTCTTCCTGCTGCTGCTGACGGTGCTGGCCATCGGTGCCAGCGCGGCCAGCCTCTACTCCGAGTTCTTCCTCTCCGCGACCTTCCGGGCCGGGCGGATGGTGCTCTTCGTGACCGTGCTGTGGCTGCTGAGCACCTGGTTCGGGCGGCGCGACATGCTGCTGCTGCGGATGCACCGCACGGCCCTGGCGGTGGTGATGGCGACCGTCTACGCCGGGGCGCTGGTGGCCCCCGGGCTGGCCTTCGCCTTCCAGGACCGCCTGGCCGGGGTGGTCTGGCCGATCCCGCCCACCCAGGTCGCGCACTACGCCGCGGTCCTGCTCGGCACCTCGCTGCTGCTGTGGATGTGCCGGCTGGTCGGCGGTGTGCGGGCCGGGCTGATGGTGCTGCTCTCGCTGCTGCCGCTGCTCGCCACGCACACCCGCACCGCCGTGATCGGGGTGCTCGTCGGTCTCGTGGTGGCCTCCCTGAGCCTGCTGATGGGCCACGTGCGGGTGCGGCGCACGCTGATGGTCGCCGGCGGCGGCGGTGCGATCGGGGCGGCGCTGTTCATCTCGCCGCTGACCGTGTGGCTGCTGCGCGGGCAGTCGGCCGACGAGGCCAACAAGCTGACCGGCCGCACCGACGTGTGGAGCGCGGTCGCCGACCTCGAGCGGCCGTGGATCGAGGACCTCTTCGGCTGGGGCCTGTCCGACCAGTCCTTCGGCGGGCTGCCCATCGACAGCAGCTGGGTGGCGACGTACGTCGACCAGGGCTGGCTGGGCGTCGGGGTGCAGGCCGCGGTGCTGCTCCTGCTGCTGCTGATGGCGGTCGTGCACCGGCCCGGGCCCGAGCGGGCCATCGCCCTCTTCCTGGTCGCCTACTGCACGGTCGCCTCGGTCACCGAGACCGGGCTGGGCGCCCCGTCGGTCTACCTGCTCGACCTGACCGTCGCCGCGTCGCTGCTGGTGCCCGGCTGGCGGGCGAGGCAGCCATGA
- a CDS encoding glycosyltransferase, producing MRVVVVHGRYRSVAPSGENRVVDQEVRMLRAAGHDVRTYERHSDDIADWPARRRALLAMHSVRNGPVRSDLTGYLERERPDVVHVHNTFPLLSPSVLLACHDAGVPAVATVHNYKLLCASGDFYRDGAPCHDCADGQVAPALRHGCYRASHAATLPVAAGLVLNRRLWQQLVSAYLLISDSQRALLQGLALPEERVFVKPNFVDRAEVSPVPREHLVAHLGRLDEAKGIRLTMAAWEHHERSAPGSRLRLVIAGGGPLEGLVRDWAAGRERVRMVGTLDPSGVGALLDRALLAVVPSAWEEVFGLVAVEAMAHGSVPVAPARGSFPELVRDGWDGVLFEPGSAADLARVLGRADRDPGALLEVGERARATSRRRFSRERNLEQLLSIYRYAIAHPAGRTSHATRPASAPRTTSRAPATEG from the coding sequence ATGAGGGTCGTGGTGGTGCACGGCCGCTACCGCTCGGTCGCGCCGAGCGGCGAGAACCGCGTGGTCGACCAGGAGGTGCGGATGCTGCGCGCGGCCGGCCACGACGTGCGCACCTACGAGCGGCACAGCGACGACATCGCCGACTGGCCGGCCCGGCGCCGGGCGCTGCTGGCGATGCACAGCGTGCGCAACGGTCCCGTGCGCTCCGACCTGACGGGCTACCTGGAGCGCGAGCGGCCCGACGTCGTGCACGTGCACAACACCTTCCCGCTGCTCAGCCCCTCGGTGCTGCTGGCCTGCCACGACGCGGGCGTGCCGGCGGTCGCCACCGTGCACAACTACAAGCTGCTGTGCGCCAGCGGTGACTTCTACCGCGACGGGGCGCCCTGCCACGACTGCGCCGACGGGCAGGTCGCGCCCGCCCTGCGCCACGGCTGCTACCGGGCCTCGCACGCGGCGACGCTGCCGGTCGCGGCCGGGCTGGTGCTCAACCGGCGGCTGTGGCAGCAGCTGGTGTCGGCGTACCTGCTGATCAGCGACTCGCAGCGCGCGCTGCTGCAGGGTCTGGCGCTGCCCGAGGAGCGGGTCTTCGTCAAGCCCAACTTCGTCGACCGCGCCGAGGTCTCGCCGGTGCCGCGCGAGCACCTCGTGGCCCACCTGGGCCGCCTCGACGAGGCCAAGGGGATCCGGCTGACGATGGCCGCCTGGGAGCACCACGAGCGCAGCGCCCCGGGTTCGCGGCTGCGGCTGGTGATCGCCGGCGGCGGCCCCCTCGAGGGACTCGTGCGCGACTGGGCCGCCGGGCGCGAGCGGGTGCGGATGGTCGGCACGCTCGACCCGTCGGGCGTCGGCGCGCTGCTCGACCGCGCCCTCCTGGCGGTGGTGCCCTCGGCGTGGGAGGAGGTCTTCGGCCTGGTGGCCGTCGAGGCCATGGCCCACGGGTCGGTGCCGGTGGCGCCCGCACGTGGCTCCTTCCCCGAGCTCGTGCGCGACGGCTGGGACGGCGTGCTCTTCGAGCCCGGCAGCGCCGCCGACCTGGCCCGCGTGCTGGGCCGCGCCGACCGCGACCCCGGCGCCCTCCTCGAGGTCGGCGAACGGGCCCGCGCCACCTCGCGTCGCCGGTTCTCGCGCGAGCGCAACCTCGAGCAGCTCCTCTCGATCTACCGGTACGCCATCGCCCACCCGGCAGGAAGGACCTCCCATGCCACTCGTCCCGCCAGCGCCCCTCGCACCACCAGCCGCGCGCCGGCGACGG